A genomic stretch from Chitinophaga lutea includes:
- a CDS encoding SDR family oxidoreductase, whose protein sequence is MKLSLTGKTAVVCGASQGLGLASARELALLGASCILLARNEKLLETAVASLDTSQGQQHNYYVADFSEPAKVKATIQAIVDDQFVHILVNNSGGPSSGPILAAEGGAFLKAFEMHVVCNQLLTQAVVPGMKATGYGRIIQIISTSVKVPIKNLGVSNTIRAAVANWAKTMANELAPFGITVNNVLPGAMTTDRLKSLFKATGEARGVPEETIAEEWRQEIPMQRFGDPSEFGAAVAFLASPAAGYITGINLPVDGGKTPSL, encoded by the coding sequence ATGAAACTTTCACTGACAGGAAAAACCGCCGTGGTATGCGGCGCATCGCAGGGCCTGGGCCTTGCCTCCGCCAGGGAACTGGCTTTGCTGGGAGCTTCCTGCATTCTGCTGGCCCGCAACGAAAAACTGCTCGAAACCGCCGTAGCCTCGCTGGATACCAGCCAGGGGCAGCAGCACAACTATTATGTGGCCGACTTTTCGGAGCCCGCCAAAGTGAAAGCCACCATCCAGGCGATCGTGGACGACCAGTTCGTGCACATCCTCGTCAACAATTCCGGCGGCCCCTCGTCCGGGCCCATCCTGGCAGCGGAAGGCGGGGCTTTCCTGAAAGCCTTCGAGATGCACGTGGTGTGCAACCAGCTACTGACGCAGGCTGTAGTGCCCGGTATGAAAGCCACGGGTTACGGCCGCATCATCCAGATCATTTCCACCTCCGTGAAAGTACCCATCAAAAACCTCGGCGTGTCCAACACCATCCGCGCCGCTGTGGCCAACTGGGCTAAAACCATGGCCAACGAACTGGCGCCTTTCGGTATCACCGTCAACAACGTGCTGCCCGGGGCGATGACCACCGACCGGCTGAAGAGCCTCTTCAAAGCCACCGGCGAGGCCCGCGGGGTGCCTGAAGAAACGATCGCGGAAGAGTGGCGCCAGGAAATTCCCATGCAGCGCTTCGGCGACCCTTCCGAATTCGGCGCAGCCGTGGCTTTCCTCGCATCGCCCGCCGCCGGGTACATCACCGGCATCAACCTGCCGGTAGACGGCGGTAAAACACCCAGCTTGTAA
- a CDS encoding tryptophan 2,3-dioxygenase family protein produces MNTNVQYGEYLQLDKILNAQHPESDKHQQPAHDEMLFIVIHQAYELWFKQLLYETESVADILKKPVNDNSPELQTIVHRLSRMVTIQKLLVQQIDVMETMTPMDFLDFRDMLRPASGFQSWQFKVLEARLGLQYGQRFGQEYYISQLTQDKIDIIRRAEQEKSMLMLVNDWLERMPFFEEAANWEDYQPVSGAEPPVGGHVFWNDYRQIYRQSLAEAEQNNLAQFDAVFSDEAAASGGLSPKACRAALFIMLYRGYPLLQLPFQLLNGLLEIDEQLSTWRYRHMSMVHRMIGSRIGTGGSTGRDYLKGALDKHYIFAGVARLTSFLIERRKLPALSTAMGRRLGFT; encoded by the coding sequence ATGAATACCAACGTGCAATACGGTGAATACCTGCAATTAGATAAAATACTCAACGCCCAGCATCCCGAAAGCGACAAACATCAGCAGCCCGCGCATGATGAGATGCTTTTCATCGTGATACACCAGGCTTACGAGCTCTGGTTCAAACAGCTGCTGTACGAAACCGAATCGGTGGCGGACATTCTCAAAAAACCGGTGAACGACAATTCGCCGGAACTGCAAACCATCGTGCACCGCCTCTCCAGGATGGTGACGATCCAGAAACTGCTCGTGCAGCAGATCGACGTGATGGAAACGATGACGCCGATGGATTTTCTCGACTTCCGCGATATGCTGCGGCCCGCGTCGGGTTTCCAGAGCTGGCAGTTCAAAGTACTGGAAGCAAGGCTGGGCCTGCAATACGGCCAGCGGTTCGGGCAGGAATATTATATTTCGCAGCTCACGCAGGATAAAATCGACATCATCCGCCGCGCCGAACAGGAGAAGTCGATGTTGATGCTAGTGAACGACTGGCTGGAACGGATGCCGTTTTTTGAGGAGGCCGCGAACTGGGAAGATTACCAGCCGGTATCGGGCGCGGAGCCCCCGGTGGGAGGCCATGTGTTCTGGAACGATTACCGGCAGATCTACCGGCAAAGTCTCGCCGAAGCCGAGCAAAACAACCTGGCGCAGTTCGACGCCGTGTTTTCGGATGAAGCGGCGGCCAGCGGCGGGCTATCGCCCAAAGCATGCAGGGCGGCGCTGTTCATCATGCTGTACAGAGGTTACCCCCTGTTGCAGCTGCCTTTCCAGCTGCTGAACGGTTTGCTTGAAATAGACGAGCAACTGAGCACCTGGCGCTACCGGCACATGAGCATGGTGCACCGGATGATCGGTTCACGCATCGGCACAGGCGGGAGCACCGGGCGCGATTACCTGAAAGGCGCGCTCGACAAACATTATATATTCGCCGGCGTAGCGAGGCTCACCAGCTTTTTAATTGAACGGAGAAAACTGCCGGCGCTGAGCACGGCAATGGGCAGAAGACTGGGCTTTACCTGA
- a CDS encoding Lrp/AsnC ligand binding domain-containing protein produces MSHNLNIDKLDLQIISEMMSNAEISYADLGKKLFVSGGTIHVRMKKLQELGIVKGTRLHVDLKMIGYDVIAFIGIFLEKSSMYDAVAKELRKMPEIVRLNYTTGGWSMFAEIICKDISSLRRVLHDELQKIKGIERTETFISLEESFTRTINVVE; encoded by the coding sequence ATGAGCCACAATTTGAATATTGACAAACTGGACCTCCAGATCATCAGCGAGATGATGTCTAACGCAGAAATCTCATACGCAGACCTGGGGAAGAAACTCTTCGTTTCAGGGGGTACTATCCACGTACGTATGAAAAAGCTACAGGAGCTTGGTATTGTTAAAGGTACAAGATTACACGTAGATTTAAAAATGATTGGCTACGATGTGATCGCTTTTATCGGGATTTTCCTCGAAAAAAGCTCCATGTACGATGCGGTAGCCAAGGAACTGCGCAAAATGCCTGAGATTGTCCGGCTGAATTACACTACCGGTGGCTGGAGCATGTTTGCCGAGATTATCTGTAAAGACATTTCATCCCTGCGCCGCGTACTGCACGACGAGCTTCAGAAAATCAAAGGGATTGAACGCACCGAAACATTTATTTCCCTGGAAGAAAGCTTCACCCGCACGATCAACGTAGTGGAATAA
- the trmB gene encoding tRNA (guanosine(46)-N7)-methyltransferase TrmB, whose product MGQKKLQRFAEIETFPNVLIYPQNMQGAWAKHFDNNNPLTLELACGKGDYTLGLARRYPAGNFLGVDLKGNRIWRGAKTALNEKLANVAFLRTQIEQLTDYFAPQEVTDIWITFPDPFLRQSKARKRLTHPRFLALYQQVLKPGGTINLKTDSAELYHFTQQVVAAVGCPVLEDIPDVYALDPVPELLRIQTYYEGMHLADGRTIRFLKFTLPAEPIDWRAFKLELEDEEAAGGEH is encoded by the coding sequence ATGGGACAAAAGAAATTACAACGGTTCGCAGAGATCGAGACCTTTCCGAATGTGCTGATTTACCCGCAGAACATGCAGGGCGCCTGGGCGAAGCACTTTGACAACAACAACCCGCTGACCCTGGAGCTGGCCTGCGGGAAGGGGGATTACACCCTCGGCCTGGCCCGCCGCTACCCGGCCGGCAACTTCCTGGGGGTAGACCTCAAAGGAAACCGCATCTGGCGCGGCGCCAAAACGGCGCTCAACGAAAAGCTCGCCAACGTGGCCTTCCTGCGCACGCAGATCGAACAACTGACGGATTATTTTGCCCCACAGGAAGTGACCGATATCTGGATCACCTTCCCGGACCCCTTCCTCCGGCAGTCGAAAGCCCGCAAGCGCCTCACCCACCCGAGGTTCCTCGCGCTGTACCAGCAGGTGCTCAAACCCGGCGGCACCATTAACCTGAAAACGGATTCCGCCGAACTGTACCATTTCACCCAACAGGTGGTAGCGGCTGTGGGCTGCCCCGTACTGGAAGATATCCCGGACGTATACGCCCTCGACCCCGTGCCGGAGCTGCTCCGTATACAAACGTATTACGAAGGCATGCACCTGGCCGACGGCAGAACCATCCGCTTCCTTAAATTTACATTGCCGGCCGAGCCGATCGACTGGCGGGCATTCAAACTGGAACTGGAAGATGAAGAAGCCGCTGGAGGAGAACATTGA
- a CDS encoding DUF5522 domain-containing protein, with amino-acid sequence MKKPLEENIDFYYNEQGYVVLTEKYHRERGYCCGNGCLHCPFDYEKVPEDKKSRLLAARQQRGA; translated from the coding sequence ATGAAGAAGCCGCTGGAGGAGAACATTGATTTTTATTACAACGAGCAGGGATATGTAGTGCTCACGGAGAAATATCACCGGGAGCGGGGTTATTGCTGCGGGAACGGTTGCCTGCACTGTCCTTTTGATTATGAAAAAGTACCCGAAGATAAAAAAAGCCGCCTCCTCGCCGCCCGCCAGCAGCGGGGCGCCTAA
- a CDS encoding MGMT family protein, with the protein MKKYPKIKKAASSPPASSGAPNFMHTVYAIVRKIPKGRATSYGAIAEASGIRLTARMVGWAMNAAGRAKPPVPAHRVVNSKGELSGRNFFATPTLMQELLEQEGVKVKNDKIENWDTIFWDPAGKPKAASLPERKEKTPAIKSNTAAQTARTGKKTKPAAAKGPAAKKAAKPAAKATSTKPAPKKASAKKRSAAQTAKSTNKRAADPKSKKEK; encoded by the coding sequence ATGAAAAAGTACCCGAAGATAAAAAAAGCCGCCTCCTCGCCGCCCGCCAGCAGCGGGGCGCCTAACTTCATGCACACGGTGTATGCCATCGTACGTAAAATCCCCAAAGGACGCGCGACCAGTTACGGCGCCATCGCCGAAGCATCGGGCATACGCCTTACCGCGCGGATGGTGGGCTGGGCCATGAATGCCGCCGGCCGCGCCAAACCGCCGGTGCCCGCCCACAGGGTGGTCAACAGCAAAGGCGAGCTTTCCGGCAGGAATTTTTTCGCCACCCCCACCCTTATGCAGGAGCTCCTGGAACAGGAAGGCGTCAAAGTCAAAAACGATAAAATAGAAAACTGGGATACGATTTTCTGGGACCCGGCCGGGAAACCGAAAGCCGCATCCCTGCCGGAAAGAAAGGAGAAGACCCCGGCTATAAAGAGCAACACTGCCGCGCAAACGGCGCGCACAGGTAAAAAAACAAAACCGGCGGCAGCAAAAGGCCCGGCCGCAAAAAAAGCCGCAAAGCCGGCCGCGAAGGCCACTTCAACAAAACCCGCTCCGAAAAAAGCATCGGCAAAAAAACGCTCCGCCGCCCAAACGGCCAAAAGCACCAACAAACGCGCTGCGGACCCCAAATCCAAAAAAGAAAAATAG
- a CDS encoding IPExxxVDY family protein, with amino-acid sequence MSVLKLKLDQEQLVEDFFEDTWLAGIISQAKDYQLCWQINKQLGYDFRVNNSLEINLTKNRRAFYFTVFEYQELTKSAAHYLYNNHCKAEFLLPELKHVDYIWLIKGNYYQDADVKNLIEQCRKAELVQLVSLLDMKDIRNKINLIF; translated from the coding sequence ATGTCCGTATTAAAACTCAAGCTGGATCAGGAACAACTGGTGGAAGATTTTTTCGAAGACACCTGGTTGGCCGGAATCATCTCGCAGGCAAAGGATTACCAGCTCTGCTGGCAGATCAACAAACAACTGGGGTACGATTTCAGGGTCAACAATTCGCTCGAAATCAATCTCACCAAAAACCGCCGCGCTTTTTATTTTACGGTGTTCGAATACCAGGAGCTGACAAAATCCGCCGCGCATTACCTGTACAACAATCATTGCAAGGCAGAATTCCTGCTGCCGGAGCTGAAACACGTAGACTATATCTGGCTCATCAAAGGCAATTACTACCAGGACGCGGACGTTAAGAATCTGATCGAGCAATGCAGAAAAGCAGAGTTGGTACAGCTGGTATCCTTACTGGACATGAAAGATATCCGGAATAAGATCAACTTAATATTTTAA
- a CDS encoding 4a-hydroxytetrahydrobiopterin dehydratase, with protein sequence MWQEKDHQLYRAFRFSDFKEAFAFMTKVALVAEKMDHHPTWTNTYNQVDIHLSTHSAGNVVTAKDHALAQAIDKLYEPS encoded by the coding sequence ATGTGGCAGGAAAAAGATCATCAACTTTACCGGGCTTTCCGATTTAGCGATTTTAAGGAAGCTTTTGCTTTCATGACAAAAGTGGCGCTGGTAGCGGAAAAAATGGATCATCATCCCACCTGGACCAATACCTACAATCAGGTCGACATCCATCTTTCCACCCATAGCGCAGGCAATGTGGTAACAGCAAAAGATCATGCCCTGGCCCAGGCGATCGACAAATTGTATGAACCTTCTTAA
- a CDS encoding histidine kinase, whose product MNLLNNRSLVNRLVFTCLLFCCALHHSVNAVAQDTLAIDFNAPVCGPDLRAHVQVFRGSPDIETPAGIPAEAFQYDTSVFHSRKKALTSVNDLWLRLNIRNTGDKTRTLYFFTGWHEQLTWFPPAPHQPVATGLMIDRRGVQRWDRSAFPVQLGPGQAGTFYLHIVNNFYRENNFMPVLFDEVGYAEFRQQQTDGYKREVLVIQVLIGMLLVLLSITIINYIQLPDRSSLYFAAYLLGLIVYFTLRLETKPYQLSFFHFCPMFKYYWDTPAMMFCFYLMYMLFGNVFLSLRERYPLMEKIYRYGAMATAALIVVSITLIALGNYQVPALIYTWMYYITLVPLGISFIAMARRSRHHPLIRFFLFGSICLYVLSIYAFITNTEPVSFTPLPELVAPYNILVLGVLLHVLFFAAGLSYRNKLVHQEKTKTQEMLIKQLNKNKDLQRKLNVQLEELVKEQTTEILRKKMELEEQRKLQLDIEYSKKLAEIELKAIRAQINPHFIFNCLNSIQLFVMQRDFEHAQKYLSDFSYLIRKTLDFSRRNFISLADEITYLNTYLGLEKMRFEHKMSYEITVDPVIATAELEVPAMLLQPYVENAVKHGMNNDDRACGLLTIIFRMTAPDMLECVIEDNGIGIERSKALRTLPSHHQSSGMEISLNRAELLNKMYNTDIQIEIIDKSGKQASDSGTIIKILIPQL is encoded by the coding sequence ATGAACCTTCTTAACAACCGGAGCCTTGTGAACCGTCTCGTTTTTACATGCCTGTTGTTTTGTTGCGCCCTGCACCATTCCGTCAATGCAGTTGCACAGGATACCCTGGCCATCGACTTCAATGCGCCGGTATGCGGGCCCGACCTGCGCGCGCACGTGCAGGTATTCCGCGGTTCCCCCGACATCGAAACACCCGCGGGCATTCCCGCCGAGGCATTCCAATACGACACCTCCGTTTTTCATTCCCGTAAAAAAGCGCTGACTTCCGTTAACGACCTGTGGCTGCGGCTCAACATCCGTAACACCGGCGACAAAACCCGCACGCTCTATTTTTTTACTGGCTGGCATGAACAGCTCACCTGGTTCCCGCCCGCACCCCATCAGCCCGTAGCAACCGGCCTGATGATCGACCGGCGGGGCGTGCAGCGCTGGGACCGCTCCGCTTTTCCCGTTCAGCTCGGGCCCGGGCAGGCAGGCACTTTTTACCTGCATATAGTGAACAACTTTTACCGCGAAAACAATTTCATGCCCGTGCTGTTCGACGAGGTGGGCTACGCCGAATTCCGCCAGCAGCAGACGGACGGCTATAAAAGAGAAGTGTTGGTGATACAGGTGCTGATCGGCATGCTGCTCGTACTGCTCAGCATCACCATCATCAATTACATCCAGCTGCCGGACCGTTCTTCGTTGTATTTCGCGGCATACCTGCTGGGGCTGATCGTCTATTTCACGCTGCGGCTCGAAACGAAACCTTACCAGCTGTCGTTTTTCCACTTCTGCCCGATGTTCAAATATTACTGGGACACGCCGGCCATGATGTTCTGTTTTTACCTCATGTACATGCTGTTCGGCAACGTATTCCTCAGCCTCCGGGAGCGCTACCCGCTGATGGAAAAGATCTACCGTTACGGCGCCATGGCCACCGCCGCGCTGATCGTGGTCAGCATCACGCTCATCGCGCTGGGCAACTACCAGGTGCCCGCCCTGATATACACCTGGATGTATTACATCACCCTGGTGCCGCTGGGCATTTCTTTCATCGCCATGGCCCGCCGTTCGCGCCACCATCCGCTTATCCGGTTTTTCCTCTTCGGCTCCATCTGCCTGTACGTACTGTCTATATACGCCTTCATCACCAACACCGAACCCGTGTCCTTTACGCCGCTGCCGGAACTGGTGGCGCCCTATAACATCCTCGTGCTGGGCGTTTTGCTGCATGTGCTGTTTTTTGCCGCCGGGCTGAGTTACCGCAACAAACTCGTGCACCAGGAAAAAACGAAAACGCAGGAGATGCTCATCAAACAGCTCAACAAGAACAAGGACCTCCAGCGCAAGCTCAACGTGCAGCTGGAGGAGCTGGTGAAGGAACAGACCACGGAAATCCTGCGCAAGAAAATGGAGCTGGAAGAACAGCGCAAACTGCAGCTCGACATCGAATACAGTAAAAAACTGGCGGAAATAGAGCTCAAGGCGATACGGGCGCAGATCAACCCGCACTTTATTTTCAACTGCCTCAATTCCATCCAGCTGTTCGTGATGCAGCGCGATTTCGAGCATGCGCAGAAATACCTCTCGGATTTTTCTTATCTCATCCGCAAAACCCTCGACTTTTCACGGCGGAATTTTATTTCGCTGGCCGACGAAATTACTTATTTAAATACCTATCTTGGATTAGAGAAAATGCGGTTTGAGCACAAGATGAGCTATGAGATCACGGTAGACCCGGTCATCGCCACCGCAGAGCTCGAAGTGCCCGCCATGCTGCTGCAGCCTTACGTGGAGAATGCCGTAAAACACGGCATGAATAATGATGACAGGGCCTGCGGTTTGCTGACGATCATTTTCAGGATGACGGCCCCCGATATGCTCGAATGTGTGATTGAAGACAACGGCATCGGCATCGAACGCTCCAAAGCCCTGCGTACCCTGCCCTCGCACCACCAGTCGTCCGGCATGGAGATCAGCCTCAACAGGGCGGAATTGCTTAACAAAATGTATAACACGGATATCCAGATAGAAATCATCGATAAATCAGGAAAACAGGCCAGTGATAGCGGAACCATTATCAAAATACTCATACCCCAGTTATAG
- a CDS encoding LytR/AlgR family response regulator transcription factor, giving the protein MIRAVIIDDERNSRDIISLMLGKYCPEIEAVGMAANCREGIEQIRMHQPQLVFLDLEMPDGTGFDVLAGAYDASFEAIFVTAFEKRFLHTIRLSEVELILKPIDKESLLQAVGTVVQRIGQERQHDRYEVLLRNFGKPAGEVRQLVLPGTGGSEEIVAVADILYLEGQADKTVFYLADGRVLPSTRNFRYYTELFAQMRFYQINNTHMVQIAQIQRIDQQAYKLYLPNDLSLDITERRMRELHSLWKQH; this is encoded by the coding sequence ATGATCCGCGCAGTAATTATAGACGACGAAAGGAACAGCAGGGACATCATTTCCCTGATGCTGGGCAAGTACTGCCCTGAAATTGAAGCAGTGGGCATGGCCGCCAATTGCCGCGAGGGGATAGAACAAATCCGCATGCACCAGCCACAGTTGGTGTTCCTCGATCTTGAAATGCCCGATGGCACCGGTTTCGATGTGCTCGCCGGCGCTTACGACGCTTCCTTCGAGGCCATTTTCGTAACGGCTTTCGAAAAACGTTTCCTGCATACCATCCGCCTGAGCGAAGTGGAGCTCATCCTTAAACCGATCGACAAAGAAAGCCTGCTGCAGGCCGTAGGCACGGTAGTGCAGCGCATCGGCCAGGAACGGCAGCACGACCGGTACGAGGTGCTCCTCCGCAACTTCGGCAAACCAGCCGGGGAAGTACGCCAGCTGGTATTGCCCGGCACCGGCGGCAGCGAAGAGATCGTGGCAGTGGCCGATATTCTTTATCTCGAAGGGCAGGCCGACAAAACGGTGTTTTACCTCGCAGATGGCCGCGTGTTGCCTTCCACGCGCAACTTCCGGTATTATACGGAACTGTTCGCCCAGATGCGTTTCTACCAGATCAACAACACCCACATGGTGCAGATAGCGCAAATACAGCGGATAGACCAGCAGGCGTACAAATTATACCTGCCCAACGACCTGAGCCTCGATATCACCGAGCGCAGGATGCGGGAACTGCACAGCCTCTGGAAGCAGCATTAG
- the chrA gene encoding chromate efflux transporter encodes MKAVLLHSLTAFGGPQGHLAMMMKTFVQQRKDVTEQELMEYNAFCQLLPGASSSQTLTLIGYKRGGVMLAVATLLIWITPACLLMGSLSFLLQYFDKRALQVDIFKYVQPMAVGFLAYGGIKAYQISIRSMATFIIMLVAMLASYFLKSPWTFPALIILGGIISNFSNKRIPDIAEKPKKIQWGNLWLFALIFILAGFFSEMARANNWITRRPFNLFENFYRFGSLVFGGGDILIAMMLEQYVFRAKSTFMTSEELLTGAGIMRAMPGPTFSVSAYVGGMVMRNLGTGAQFLGCILAPVAIFLPSLLLVLFFFPIWNNLKKHVMIYRALEGINAVVVGIMWAATFFLFLSISLTWYNLLIMAGTLAILCFTRLPSPVIVIACILAGWLLKGA; translated from the coding sequence TTGAAGGCAGTTTTGTTGCATAGCCTCACCGCATTCGGCGGCCCGCAAGGGCATCTGGCGATGATGATGAAAACCTTTGTGCAGCAGCGAAAAGACGTAACGGAACAGGAACTGATGGAATACAACGCCTTCTGCCAGTTGCTGCCGGGGGCCTCTTCGTCCCAGACGCTCACCCTGATCGGGTACAAACGCGGCGGGGTGATGCTGGCCGTGGCGACCCTCCTGATCTGGATAACCCCGGCTTGCCTGCTCATGGGCTCTCTCAGTTTTTTATTGCAGTATTTCGATAAGCGCGCCCTGCAGGTAGACATTTTCAAGTACGTGCAGCCGATGGCCGTGGGTTTCCTGGCTTATGGAGGCATCAAGGCTTACCAGATCAGCATCCGCAGCATGGCCACGTTCATCATCATGCTGGTGGCGATGCTGGCCAGTTATTTCCTGAAATCACCATGGACCTTTCCCGCCCTCATCATCCTCGGGGGCATTATTTCCAACTTCAGCAACAAACGTATTCCCGATATCGCGGAGAAACCCAAAAAGATACAGTGGGGCAACCTCTGGTTGTTTGCGCTCATCTTTATCCTCGCCGGTTTTTTCTCCGAAATGGCGCGCGCCAATAACTGGATCACACGGCGTCCCTTCAACCTCTTCGAAAACTTTTACCGTTTCGGCAGCCTCGTGTTCGGCGGCGGGGATATTCTTATCGCGATGATGCTGGAGCAGTATGTGTTCCGGGCCAAGTCTACCTTCATGACGTCGGAAGAATTGCTGACAGGCGCCGGTATCATGCGCGCCATGCCGGGCCCTACCTTTTCGGTGTCCGCCTATGTGGGGGGGATGGTGATGCGCAACCTCGGTACGGGCGCGCAGTTTCTGGGCTGCATCCTGGCGCCGGTGGCCATCTTCCTGCCAAGCCTGCTGCTGGTATTATTCTTTTTCCCGATCTGGAACAACCTTAAAAAACATGTGATGATCTACCGGGCGCTGGAGGGGATCAACGCCGTGGTGGTGGGCATTATGTGGGCCGCTACTTTTTTCCTCTTCCTTTCCATCAGCCTGACCTGGTATAACCTCCTCATCATGGCCGGCACGCTCGCCATTTTGTGTTTTACCCGACTGCCGTCTCCCGTGATCGTTATTGCCTGCATCCTGGCGGGCTGGCTGCTGAAGGGGGCCTAA
- a CDS encoding alpha/beta hydrolase, with protein MKRFLLATLLVASIVTARAQSAAYNSNEHWEQFHLQPQTLLPQVTSDTCLVFVSNRYIHPDSLRFADEYLDTASLKYFFLAKAGGKWQVFQAASLADAMEHMPRGKDIVVYAEGMGKVFPANVARAKLMATQYNVNVIMFDYASINNSYKPSRNFKFARHNAKMSARQYFALMRELQQAREARAPWIDGARLTTFYHSMGNIILEEMVRQLDIGTLNGQPFIDNLVINAACVPVKRHAEWVERIGFARQVYVHYNRTDLQLKGAHLLMMKRQLGEKVKPRARAGNAVYVNFHSMVGWQHSYFMNFPNNEFRLNPAMVAYFSRIFNGQEVSSNEAISLLDTGKESSTSRL; from the coding sequence ATGAAGCGATTTTTGTTGGCAACCCTTCTCGTTGCCAGTATCGTAACAGCCCGGGCACAGTCGGCCGCATACAATAGCAATGAGCATTGGGAGCAATTCCACCTACAACCCCAAACCCTTCTGCCGCAGGTTACAAGCGATACCTGCCTCGTTTTCGTGAGCAACCGGTACATTCACCCGGACAGTCTTCGTTTTGCGGACGAGTACCTCGACACCGCTTCCCTCAAATATTTTTTCCTGGCCAAAGCCGGCGGCAAATGGCAGGTATTCCAGGCCGCCTCGCTGGCAGATGCCATGGAGCACATGCCCCGCGGGAAAGACATCGTAGTGTATGCGGAAGGGATGGGCAAGGTTTTCCCGGCCAATGTGGCCCGCGCCAAACTGATGGCCACACAATACAATGTGAACGTGATCATGTTCGATTACGCCAGCATCAATAATAGCTACAAACCCTCCAGGAATTTCAAATTCGCCCGTCATAACGCAAAGATGTCTGCACGGCAATACTTCGCCCTGATGAGAGAGCTGCAGCAGGCCCGGGAAGCGCGCGCCCCGTGGATAGACGGTGCAAGGCTCACCACATTTTACCACAGTATGGGTAATATTATTCTCGAAGAAATGGTACGGCAACTCGACATTGGAACCCTCAACGGCCAGCCCTTTATCGACAACCTGGTGATCAACGCCGCCTGCGTGCCGGTGAAGCGGCACGCGGAATGGGTGGAGCGCATCGGGTTCGCCCGGCAGGTATATGTTCATTATAACCGTACCGACCTTCAACTGAAAGGCGCGCACCTGCTGATGATGAAAAGGCAACTGGGCGAAAAAGTGAAACCCCGCGCCCGGGCGGGGAATGCCGTGTATGTGAACTTCCACAGCATGGTGGGCTGGCAGCATAGTTATTTCATGAATTTCCCCAACAACGAATTCAGGCTCAACCCGGCCATGGTGGCCTACTTCTCCAGGATCTTCAATGGCCAGGAGGTTTCTTCCAACGAAGCCATCAGCCTGCTCGATACGGGCAAAGAAAGCAGCACTTCACGCTTATAA